In Bacteroidales bacterium, a single genomic region encodes these proteins:
- a CDS encoding S9 family peptidase yields MKRKQSFFVIALMSFYLCSYAQVAQQYQLPPAEIVKIVDAPLTPSVSVSPDNTNIILIERSPLITIEELSAEELKLAGLRINPAISGPSRQTYNKGFTIMNIDGTNVRKITGLPENPAMGFPLWSPDGKKFLFTNVRGSSIELWHCDVTALTASKVNDGINMVFGNAVTWLSDNKSYLYYVTDPGRGERPERSLVPSGPVIQENLGKKGQVATYQDMIKDPVDEMLFEYYAKSQLMLFDGTKSVKLGSPGMITDISPSPDGLFFMITLISRPFSYIVPYNSFPSTTQIWDLKGNLVKVLINEPLIENYPRDYDAVLPGPRSYNWRSDKPSTVYWVEALDGGDYKKEMQYHDQVYMLESPFNGEPVKFIATEKRFMGITWGKEDFALINEGLSKTRVRVISSFNPSDPLKTKKKLFELNSDDRYGNPGRFLTSPNAYGRNVLLFADKSKSLFLSGEGASPEGDRPFLDKYEISTGKTSRLWRSEAPYYETVVELLDITKGLLLTNRQSVSDVPNYFIRNIKNGKLTQVTAFKNPYPQLADVKKELVTYKRKDGIDLSFTLYLPAGYDKQKNGPLPTLLWAYPREFNDAGAAGQVSGSPYMFTRISPASALVYVTQGYAVLMDAAFPIVGVKGSEPNDTFIEQLVADAEAAINKAVEMGVTDPKRVAVSGHSYGAFMTANLLANTRLFAAGIAESGAYNRTLTPFGFQNERRTYWDAPHIYNGMSPFMNADKVKDPIMLIHGMADNNSGTFPIQSERFYAALKGFGATVRLVFLPNESHGYAARETILHKHWEVLNWMDKYVKDKK; encoded by the coding sequence ATGAAACGGAAACAATCATTCTTTGTGATAGCACTAATGTCATTTTATTTGTGCTCATACGCTCAGGTGGCTCAGCAATACCAATTACCTCCGGCGGAAATAGTTAAAATTGTAGATGCACCCCTGACTCCTTCTGTTTCAGTGAGTCCCGACAATACCAACATAATACTTATAGAAAGATCTCCTTTGATAACAATTGAAGAGCTGTCTGCTGAGGAACTTAAGCTGGCTGGCCTAAGAATTAATCCTGCAATAAGCGGGCCAAGCAGGCAAACATATAATAAGGGTTTCACGATCATGAATATTGACGGGACTAATGTCAGGAAGATCACAGGGCTTCCCGAAAATCCTGCTATGGGATTTCCGCTCTGGTCGCCAGACGGAAAAAAATTCCTTTTCACAAATGTAAGAGGTTCATCAATAGAGTTGTGGCATTGTGATGTAACAGCTCTTACCGCCAGCAAAGTAAATGATGGAATAAATATGGTATTCGGAAATGCAGTTACCTGGCTTTCTGATAATAAGAGTTATTTGTATTATGTGACTGATCCCGGCAGAGGAGAGAGACCTGAAAGAAGTCTGGTTCCTTCCGGTCCGGTTATTCAGGAAAATCTCGGAAAAAAAGGACAGGTGGCAACTTATCAGGATATGATCAAAGATCCTGTCGATGAGATGTTGTTTGAATACTATGCTAAATCACAACTAATGCTCTTTGATGGTACGAAATCTGTTAAACTCGGAAGTCCGGGAATGATAACTGATATCTCACCATCGCCTGACGGACTCTTTTTTATGATAACCCTCATTAGCAGACCATTCTCATACATCGTACCTTATAACAGTTTCCCTTCAACCACACAGATCTGGGATTTAAAAGGCAATCTTGTTAAAGTTCTTATAAATGAGCCACTAATAGAAAACTACCCAAGAGATTATGATGCTGTTCTGCCAGGCCCCAGATCGTATAACTGGAGGTCTGACAAGCCGTCAACAGTATACTGGGTTGAGGCATTGGACGGAGGAGACTATAAGAAAGAGATGCAGTACCACGATCAGGTATATATGCTTGAGTCTCCATTTAATGGTGAACCTGTAAAGTTTATTGCTACTGAAAAGAGATTTATGGGGATTACATGGGGGAAGGAAGACTTTGCATTAATTAATGAGGGATTAAGTAAGACCAGAGTAAGAGTTATCAGTTCATTTAATCCATCAGATCCTCTCAAAACAAAAAAGAAGCTTTTCGAACTTAACAGTGATGACCGGTATGGCAATCCCGGCCGGTTCTTAACTTCACCAAATGCATACGGCAGAAATGTTTTATTGTTTGCCGACAAGAGTAAGTCATTGTTTCTTTCAGGAGAAGGAGCATCTCCGGAGGGAGACAGGCCATTTCTCGACAAATATGAAATCAGCACAGGAAAGACCTCAAGGTTATGGAGATCTGAAGCACCTTACTATGAGACAGTTGTGGAGTTACTGGATATAACTAAGGGTCTTTTACTTACTAACAGACAATCTGTTTCAGATGTACCGAATTATTTCATCAGGAATATTAAAAACGGGAAGCTGACACAGGTGACAGCTTTTAAAAATCCTTATCCGCAACTTGCAGATGTTAAAAAGGAGCTGGTAACATATAAAAGGAAAGACGGAATTGATCTCTCATTTACATTATACCTGCCAGCAGGCTATGATAAGCAGAAAAATGGGCCATTACCAACGCTGTTATGGGCTTATCCGCGTGAGTTTAACGACGCAGGTGCAGCAGGACAGGTTAGCGGCTCGCCATATATGTTTACAAGGATAAGTCCTGCCTCCGCATTGGTTTATGTTACTCAGGGCTATGCTGTATTGATGGATGCAGCTTTTCCGATTGTAGGTGTAAAAGGGAGTGAGCCGAACGATACCTTTATTGAACAGCTTGTTGCTGATGCTGAGGCTGCAATAAATAAAGCAGTTGAAATGGGCGTTACTGATCCTAAGCGTGTGGCTGTGAGCGGACATTCTTATGGTGCTTTCATGACTGCTAACCTTCTTGCAAATACCCGTCTTTTTGCTGCCGGCATTGCAGAGAGCGGAGCATATAACAGGACACTTACGCCGTTTGGTTTTCAGAATGAGAGACGTACTTACTGGGATGCCCCACATATATATAATGGTATGTCACCTTTCATGAATGCAGATAAAGTTAAAGATCCGATTATGCTGATTCATGGAATGGCCGATAATAACAGCGGAACATTTCCGATACAGAGCGAAAGGTTCTATGCTGCTCTGAAGGGATTCGGAGCTACCGTCAGACTTGTCTTTCTCCCGAATGAAAGTCATGGCTATGCCGCCCGTGAAACAATCCTTCACAAGCACTGGGAGGTATTGAACTGGATGGATAAATACGTAAAAGATAAGAAATAG
- a CDS encoding sodium-translocating pyrophosphatase, protein MISSIFWIVPISALIALLFAWIFYREMKAQEEGTDRMKEIAEYVREGAMAYLRRQYTVVIKVFIILVVLLSILAYFGIQNPFVPVAFLTGGFFSGLCGYLGMKTATFASNRTAWAASKSLNKGLQVALRSGAVMGLVVVGFGLLDIALWFLVLNGWVFTPEHMDTGLKFLGLSFVHPGTTEHEKLIEITAVMLTFGMGASTQALFARVGGGIFTKAADVGADLVGKVEAGIPEDDPRNPATIADNVGDNVGDVAGMGADLYESYAGSILATAALGAALPAITGDTQMKAVVAPMLVSAIGILLSIAGVYMVRTKESATPKALLRALLLGTGGSSALILVVLAVMAGFDWITWGVFGSAVSGLIAGVIIGQSTEYFTSDANKPTQGIAKQSQQGPATVIIEGMAVGMFSTWIPVLTIVAGIIAAYGFAGGFENFSMGVYGIGFASVGMLSTLGVTLATDAFGPIADNAGGNAEMAELPKEVRERTDALDGLGNTTAATGKGFAIGSAALTGLALLAAYMEEIKLWLGRMVDKTPEGFKQIGDTLFYNTKVPEVHDGQVAVSLTTSTIKDFVTAYDLSVFNPILLGGIFIGAMMAFLFSAMSMKAVGRAAGKMVEEVRRQFREIPGIMDGTGKPEYAKCVEISTAGAQSEMLVPSLIAIATPLMVGLVFGVAGVVGLLAGSLSAGFVLASMLNNAGGAWDNAKKYVERGNYGGKKSDCHKATVVGDTVGDPFKDTSGPALNILIKLMSMVSVVLAGLTVAFSIF, encoded by the coding sequence ATGATTAGTAGTATTTTTTGGATTGTGCCGATTTCAGCGCTCATCGCCCTGTTATTTGCCTGGATCTTCTACAGAGAAATGAAAGCTCAGGAAGAAGGAACCGACAGGATGAAAGAGATTGCAGAGTATGTCAGGGAAGGTGCTATGGCCTACCTGAGACGTCAGTATACAGTTGTTATCAAGGTATTTATTATCCTTGTTGTGCTTCTTTCAATACTGGCTTATTTTGGAATTCAGAACCCGTTTGTACCTGTTGCCTTCCTTACCGGAGGTTTCTTTTCAGGTTTATGCGGCTACCTTGGAATGAAGACAGCTACTTTTGCTTCAAACAGAACAGCATGGGCAGCTTCAAAGTCGCTCAACAAAGGTCTTCAGGTTGCTCTCAGGAGCGGTGCCGTTATGGGCCTGGTAGTTGTAGGATTTGGTCTTCTTGACATCGCATTATGGTTTCTGGTCCTTAATGGCTGGGTGTTTACCCCGGAGCATATGGATACTGGTCTTAAATTCCTAGGACTCTCATTCGTACATCCCGGAACTACTGAACATGAGAAACTTATAGAGATCACTGCAGTTATGCTTACCTTCGGTATGGGTGCTTCAACACAGGCTCTCTTTGCACGTGTTGGTGGCGGTATCTTCACAAAAGCTGCTGACGTAGGTGCTGACCTTGTTGGAAAAGTTGAGGCAGGCATTCCTGAGGACGATCCACGTAACCCTGCAACTATTGCTGATAACGTTGGTGACAACGTAGGTGATGTTGCCGGTATGGGAGCTGACCTTTACGAATCATATGCTGGTTCTATTCTTGCTACAGCCGCTCTTGGAGCTGCATTGCCTGCAATAACAGGAGATACACAGATGAAAGCCGTTGTAGCACCGATGCTTGTTTCAGCAATTGGTATACTTCTTTCAATAGCAGGTGTTTACATGGTTAGAACAAAAGAATCAGCTACTCCAAAAGCTCTCCTCCGTGCCCTTCTTCTGGGAACAGGCGGTAGTTCAGCTCTTATTCTGGTTGTTCTTGCTGTAATGGCAGGTTTTGACTGGATCACATGGGGTGTATTCGGATCAGCTGTTTCAGGTCTGATTGCAGGTGTAATTATCGGTCAGTCGACTGAGTATTTCACATCTGACGCTAATAAACCCACACAGGGTATTGCAAAACAGTCACAGCAGGGACCTGCCACTGTAATAATAGAAGGTATGGCAGTTGGTATGTTCTCAACATGGATTCCGGTTTTAACAATTGTTGCAGGTATCATTGCTGCTTATGGTTTTGCCGGTGGTTTCGAAAACTTTTCAATGGGTGTTTACGGTATAGGTTTTGCTTCAGTAGGTATGCTCTCCACACTTGGAGTTACTCTGGCAACTGATGCTTTCGGTCCGATTGCTGATAACGCAGGCGGAAACGCTGAGATGGCAGAACTTCCAAAAGAAGTAAGAGAAAGAACTGATGCCCTTGACGGCCTTGGCAACACAACTGCAGCTACAGGTAAAGGATTTGCCATTGGTTCTGCTGCTCTCACAGGTCTTGCACTTCTTGCAGCCTATATGGAAGAGATCAAACTCTGGCTTGGAAGGATGGTTGACAAAACACCTGAAGGTTTCAAGCAGATTGGCGACACCTTATTCTATAATACTAAAGTTCCTGAAGTTCATGATGGTCAGGTTGCAGTATCACTCACTACATCAACAATAAAAGATTTTGTTACTGCTTATGATCTTTCAGTATTCAATCCGATCCTTCTTGGAGGTATTTTCATCGGTGCGATGATGGCGTTCCTTTTCAGTGCAATGAGTATGAAAGCTGTAGGACGTGCTGCAGGTAAAATGGTTGAAGAAGTGAGACGTCAGTTCCGCGAAATTCCCGGAATCATGGACGGTACAGGAAAACCTGAGTATGCAAAATGCGTTGAAATTTCAACAGCAGGTGCTCAGAGTGAAATGCTTGTTCCTTCACTTATAGCTATTGCCACTCCTCTTATGGTAGGCCTTGTGTTCGGAGTTGCCGGTGTTGTAGGTCTTTTGGCAGGAAGTCTCAGTGCAGGTTTTGTTCTTGCAAGTATGCTTAACAATGCGGGTGGTGCCTGGGATAACGCTAAAAAATATGTTGAAAGAGGAAACTATGGCGGCAAGAAAAGTGATTGCCATAAAGCTACAGTTGTTGGTGATACAGTAGGTGACCCATTCAAGGATACATCAGGTCCTGCTCTTAACATCCTCATCAAGCTTATGTCGATGGTATCAGTTGTACTTGCTGGTCTTACTGTTGCATTCAGTATCTTTTAA